GTCGCGCTCGACGATCTGAAGGGAACTGAGGAACAGCGCGGTCTTGCTCTCGAAGTAGTAGAGCAGGTGCGCCCCGGTCATCCCGATGCTCTCACCGATGTCGGCGAGGCGGGAATTGCGCACCCCCGCTCGCTGAGCGGTCCGATCGCCTGGCGGGCGATCTCGGCCGCGCGCTGGTGCCGCCTGCTCACCATGATGTGTGGACCTCCGAAGTCGCGGGGAGCTGCGGGACCGCGGCGATGAGCTCCTGCGTGTAACGCTCACGCGGACTGTCGAAGAGCTCCGCGACCGTGTTCGTCTCGACCACTCGTCCCGACCGCATGACCACTGCCCGCTCGCAGAGGTAGCGCACGAGGGTCAGATCGTGGGTGATGAAGATCAGCGTGATACCGGTGTCGGCGCGCAGCTCGGCGAAGAGATCGAGCACGGATGCCTGCACGATCACGTCCAAGGCGCTGGTGGCCTCATCGGCGATCAGGATGCTGGGCTCCAACGCGAGCGACCGCGCTATGGCGACGCGCTGCTTCTGACCGCCCGAGAGCTCGCGGGGGTACGCGCGCTGTGCCGTGGCAGGCAGTCGCACGCGGTCGAACAGCTCCGCGACGCGCTTCTTCCGCTCGGTCGCAGAGCCGGCGAGTCGATGGACCTTGAGCAGCTCCTCGATCGATTCGCCGACCCGGCGCGACGGGTTGAGCGTCGTGCCGGGGTCCTGGAAGACCATCTGGATCGCGCGCCGTGTCTCGATGGAGCGCTGCTGTGTGAGCGGCGTCCCCCGGAACCGGATCTCGCCGGAATGCAGGGGCGCGAGTCCCAGGACCGCTCGCATCAGCGTGGTCTTGCCCGAGCCCGATTCCCCGACGATGCCGACTGCCTCGCCCGCCTCGATGTTCAGGCTGGCGTCCGCCACCGCGGTCACGCTCTCCCGGGCGAGTCCCAGGCGCTCGATCCAGGCCGAGCGCCTCTCGCCGAACTTCACGGTCACGTCGTCGATCTCGAGCAGACTCATCGCATCACCTCTCCGAGTGTCGCAGCATGCATCCGGCGGGACAGGTTCGCATCCAGCAGGGCCCGCGTGTACTCGTGCTGCGGGCGGGTGAGAACGTCTTCCGTGCGACCCGTTTCGAGCATGACGCCGTTGCGCATGACGATGATGCGCTCGCAGACCGAGCTCACGACCGCGAGATCGTGGCTGACGAACAGCATCCCGAGCCCTCGCTCCGTCACCAGCGTCTGCAGCAGCGCGAGGATCTGCGCCTGCACGCGGACGTCGAGCGCCGTGGTGGCCTCGTCGCAGAGCAGCAGGCCGGGCTCGCAGGCGAGAGCCGAGGCGATGGCGATCCGCTGCTTCATGCCGCCGGACAGCTCATGGGGCCACGCGTCGAAGCGCGAGGGAGGATCGGCGATCCCGACGTCGGACATGAGGCCGATCGCCGCAGCCTTCGCCTCCTTGTCGGAGCACCCCGGGTGGTGCTTCTTCCAGGTCAGCTGCAGCAGGCGTCCGACACGGAGGGTCGGATTGAGGGCGAGGCCGGGCTCCTGGAACACCATGGCGGCCGCCTGCGCCCCGGGCTCCGTCTGCGTGAGCGTCGTGCTGCCGGTCGTGTGGAGAGTGGAGGGAAGGATGCCGATGATGGCCCGGAGGGTGAGGCTCTTGCCGCTGCCGGACTCGCCGACCACGCCGACGGTCTCGCCCTCGTCGACCGACAGGCTCACGTTCTGGACGAGTACGCGGTCCTGTCCGTCGAGGATCGAGAGGTCGTCGACGCGGAGCAGCGTCCGGGCGCTCGCGGCGCTCATCGGCTGCCGTCCGATTGGAGGGCGTCCCCGATGAGCGCGAGGCCGAGTGCGAGCAGGGCGAGCACGAGGCCGGGAGCGACGCTGAGCCACGGCGCGACCGAGATGTACGGCTGGCCGGCGGCGATCATGTTGCCCCACTCCGGCGTCGGCGGCTGCACCCCCAGCCCGAGGAACGAGAACGACGCGAGAGCCGTCACGGCGAAGATCAGGTCGGAGGTGAAGTAGACCGCCGACTGCCGCACCGTATTGGGAAGGACGTGCAGCCCCATGATGCGCGTATGGCCGAGGCCGGCGGTCGTGGCCGCGGTGATGTAGTCCGATTCCTTCACGCGGAGCACCTCTCCGCGCGTCAGGCGTGCGTAGACGACCCAGCCGACGGCGGTGAACGCGATGATGAGCGAGCTGACGCTCGGTCCGAGGACGAAGACGAGCACGATCATCAGGATGTACGTCGGGAACGCCTGGAGGAGGTCGGCCACCCGCAGCACGACGACCTCCACGCCCCGGCCGAAGTAGCCGGCCAGGAGCCCGAGGGCGGTGCCCACGAGCGCGGGCAGGATCGTGCCGATCAGCGACACCGGCAGGTCGACGCGCGCGGCGTAGACGACCCGGCTGAAGGCATCCCTTCCCAGTTCGTCCGTGCCGAGAAGGTGGGCCGGCGACGGTGGCGCCAGTGCGTTGGCGACGTCCTGCGCGAGGGGGTCGTAGGGCGCGATCAGCGGTGCCAGGATCGCCACGAGGACGAACCCCGCGACGATGGCCCCGCCCACGATGAGCTGGCCGCGCCCCGAGCGCCGGCGTCGCCGGGTCGGGGGCTCGTCGACAAGCGCGACGGGGGCGTCTGCGGTCGTGGTCATGCGGAGATCCTCACTCTCGGATCGATGACGGCCGTGAGGATGTCGGCCAGGAGGAAGACGAGGACGATCAGCAGGGCGAACACGAGTGTGTACCCCTGGACGAGCGGATAGTCGCGCGCGCCCGCGGCGGTCACGAGGCCCTGCCCCATCCCGGGCAGGCTGAAGGCGACCTCGACGATCACCGTTCCGAACAGTGCGTAGCTGGCCTGCACCGCGGTGACCGTGATGAGAGGAGGGAGGGCGTTCCGCAGCACGAACCGCCGTGTGAGACCGAACCCCGTGAAGCCGAGGGTCCGGCCGGCGAGGACGTACTCCGTCGTCTGCAGCCCGCGGATGGTCGTCCGCAGGCTGCGGATCATCGGCGGGGAGATGGCGATCGCGACGACCAGCGCCGGCAGGAAGATCGACCGCAGATTCTCGGCGGGCGTCTGCCCGAAGCCGGCGACCGGGAACCAGCCGGTGGGGAGAGCCACGTACGTGATGAGCATGATGGCGAGCCAGAACGGCGGGAGGCCGATGCCGAGGACGTTGAACCCGCGTACCGCGTGATCAGCGACGCCGCCGTTGCTGCGCGCGGCGAGCACCGCGAGCGGCACCGAGATCACGATGGCCATCAGCACCGCCACTCCCGCGAGCAGCAGCGTGATCGGCAGCTGCTCGAAGATCTGGGCGCTCACCGAGCGACCGGTCTTGAATGACTGGCCGAGGTCGCCGTGCAGCGCTCCGGCGAGGTACGCGAAGTACCTCACCCAGAGCGGCTGATCGATGCCGAGCTGCTCACGGGCCTGCGCCACCTCGTCCTGGGTCGCGCGCGGACCCAGGACGAGGCGGGCCGGATCACCGGGTGTGAGCGCGAGCAGCAGCATCACCACGAGGAGGATGCCGAGCAGCAGCGGCACCAGACTGGCGAGCCGCCGGACGACGAACCCGTAGCGATTCGAGAGCATGAGACTCACATTCCGTCGCGGTCTCGGCTCACTCGGACTTCCAGATGGTCTCCAGGGCGTAGGTGCCCCACAGAGTCAGCTGGATGTCGCGCACGGTCTTCTGTGCAGCGCCGAGCGAGGGAAGGTGGCCGAGGGCGATGAAGGGGGCCTGCTCCGAGTAGATGTCCTGCAGGGCGGTGATCGCCGCCTTCTTCTCCTCGGGATCCGCGGTCTGCTGGTAGGCCGCCACCTGCTCGTCGACCTCGGGGGAGGTGAAGCCGGTGAACATGCCGTCCGTCGCCGTGACATACGAGATCGGGTCGGAGACGTCCGGAGAGATGGCGTTGTAGGCGAAGGAAGCCAGCTGGTAGTCGCCGTTGGTCAGGTTGGTGTATCGCGCCCCGGCGTCCTGCGGAACGAGGTTCACGGTGATGCCGATCTCCGCGAGGTTGTCCGCGACGATCTGGGCCAGCAGCGTCGCGCTGCCCTGGCTGGTGAAGATGAAGTCGAGGGTCTCGGGGACATCCTTGCCCTTCAGGAGCGACTTCGCCTTCTCGAGGTCCTGCGAGAAGTACGGCGAGCTCGGTGCAGCCCAGTTGGCGAGGTTCGTGGGAAGCGCGCCGGTGGGTGCCGAGCCGTATCCGCTGTAGACGCTCTTGAGGATCGCCGGGTAGTCCAGTGCGTAGCCGATCGCCTGGCGGACGGCGGGGTCGGACAGGGCCGGGTCGGCGGTGTTCATCAGGAGCAGAGGCGTGTTGTGCTCCGCGACGGGCAGCACGAGTGACTGGTCGAGACCGCGCGCGAGAACGGGGCTGATCTCGTCGGCGACATCGATCTGCTTCGACTTCAGCTGAAGGGAGAGCGAATTGGAGTCCGCCGCGTAGGAGCTCACCACCTTGTCGAGGTAGGGCTGGCCCTCCTTGTAGTAGTGCGGGTTCTTCGCGAGCACGATGTCACCGGTGGACGACCAGCTCTCGACGGTGAACGGGCCGGCACCGATCGGCTCCTGCCAGAACTCTTCGGCAGAGCGGCCCCCGAAGTCGGCGGGGATGACACCCGCGTTCGCCCACGAGAGGAACGCCGGCAGCGACGTGTCGGGGTTGGCGAGATCGAAGCGGATCGTGTGGTCGTCGATGACCTCGGTTCCCTCGATGCCCCCGTACACGGCGCCGTAGTTCGGGCCGTCCTGCCACGTCTGCACCGAGAAGGCGACGTCGTCGGCGGTCACAGGCTCTCCGTCGCTGAAGGTCGCTTCGGGGTTCAGCGCGATCGTCAGCTGCGTGTTGTCGTCGTTGTAGGTCCACTCGGAGGCGATGCCCGGCTCGAGGTCCGTGCCCTCGGCGTTCGTCCGGATCAGCGGCTCGAGGACCGCCTGCGACAGCTGGAAGCTCGAGTTGAGAGTCTCCTGGTCGAGTTCGAAGCCCTCGAACAGGTTGCCGCGCGCCACAGTGAGGGTGCCGCCGGCGACCGGCTCGCCGGCGGCGGCGGGAGCCTCTTCCCCCGATGCCGCGCCGGAGCAGCCCGTCAGCAGAAGCGTCGCAGCGACGGACACGACTGCGAGCGCGCCCGCGGTGCGGGCGTGAGTCCGGGAGTAGTTCATTCTTTCTCTCCGATTGGTATCTGATTTTGAACTGGATTCAAGGTAGGTGGATGGAAGGAGTCAGACAAGCGGCGTTACTCGTTCGATATGTCGCGCGCGCGGCGGAACGCGGCATCCGTCGCCTCGAGCACCCGGAGGATGTTGCCGGACGCGAGCGCGATCAGCTCGCCCGGAGTCCAGCCCCGCCGCCGGAGCTCTGCGAAGAGCGCCGGATACGCCGAGACGTCGCCGAGCCCGTCGGGAGTGAGCGTCGTCCCATCGAAGTCGCCGCCGATGCCCACGTGCGCGATTCCCGCGACATCGCAGGAATGCTCGATGTGGTCGGCGACATCGACGAGACGAGCGATCGATGCCGGGTCCGGCGTGCCGTGCGCCGCCTCTCCGCGCGTCGCCGACGGGGTGACGAACGCCGGGACGAACGTGATCATCTGCACTCCGCCGTTGTCGCGGAGCCGCCGCAGGACGTCGTCGGGGACGTTCCGGTCGTGCGCCGTGACCGCCTGGGTAGACGAGTGACTGAAGACCAGCGGGACCGACGCGATATCGAGGACGTCGTGCATCGTCGCGACGGAGGTGTGGGAGAGGTCGACGAGCACGCCGCACCGCTCGAGTTCGGCGACCAGCTGCGCGCCGTGGACACTGAGCCCGTCGTGGAGGGGGACGTCGGTGGCCGAGTCGGCCCACATCGTGCTCGCATTGTGCGTCAGGGTCATGTAGCGCACGCCCGCACGAGCGAGACTCGCGACGTTGGCCAGCTCGCCCTCGAGGCAGTGCGCCCCCTCGGAGCCGATGAGGCACCCGATCCGGCCGCGTCGGATGGCGCTGCGCACGTCGGCGGCGGTCGGGGTGATCTCCAGGTCGGCGGAGGCGGCCTCGACGACCTCGCCGAGACGGTCCACCTGCTCGAGGACCGTCTGGAGGGCTCGGGGCGTTCCATCGGGAACCCAGACCGACCAGAACTGCGCTCCGACGCCGCCCCGGCGCAGGCGATCGAGGTCCGTCTGGAGCTCCGGGATGCCGGTGACGAAGCGGTGCGGGTCGATCCGGCGCTCGCGCATCTCCCACAGCAGATCGTTGTGGCCGTCGATGACGAGCAGCGGCCGGGTGCGGGCGGTGTCGACCACGATGCGCGAGAAGTTCGCGACGAGGCGCCAGCTCGCGTCCCGCAGCTCCGGCTCGGCTTCCCCGGCCGCGACGCGGAGCGACGCGAGGTCCACTCCCTCATCCCGGAGCGCCGCCTCATCCCAGTCGTCCAGACGACTCACGGGCGCCTCAGGGTGGAACTGGACGCCCCAGGCCGTGCGGCCGATGCGGAAGGCCTGGTACGCGCAGTCGTCTCC
This genomic interval from Microbacterium sp. 4R-513 contains the following:
- a CDS encoding membrane dipeptidase, producing MSADVAAAGRRAPRARVLIVVNSAGSGPGNLVDWLDKSAVTCTIVEDARIPDTPDRYDGVVLLGGGLLPYDDDRAPWLARERRLAMRCIEEGVPLLGICLGAQLLAAVADGAVQGAFGTPERGLVRIRRRPESGDDPLLDGLDPVFPVLQNHRDQITSLPPGAVHLAEGDDCAYQAFRIGRTAWGVQFHPEAPVSRLDDWDEAALRDEGVDLASLRVAAGEAEPELRDASWRLVANFSRIVVDTARTRPLLVIDGHNDLLWEMRERRIDPHRFVTGIPELQTDLDRLRRGGVGAQFWSVWVPDGTPRALQTVLEQVDRLGEVVEAASADLEITPTAADVRSAIRRGRIGCLIGSEGAHCLEGELANVASLARAGVRYMTLTHNASTMWADSATDVPLHDGLSVHGAQLVAELERCGVLVDLSHTSVATMHDVLDIASVPLVFSHSSTQAVTAHDRNVPDDVLRRLRDNGGVQMITFVPAFVTPSATRGEAAHGTPDPASIARLVDVADHIEHSCDVAGIAHVGIGGDFDGTTLTPDGLGDVSAYPALFAELRRRGWTPGELIALASGNILRVLEATDAAFRRARDISNE
- a CDS encoding ABC transporter permease, with protein sequence MLSNRYGFVVRRLASLVPLLLGILLVVMLLLALTPGDPARLVLGPRATQDEVAQAREQLGIDQPLWVRYFAYLAGALHGDLGQSFKTGRSVSAQIFEQLPITLLLAGVAVLMAIVISVPLAVLAARSNGGVADHAVRGFNVLGIGLPPFWLAIMLITYVALPTGWFPVAGFGQTPAENLRSIFLPALVVAIAISPPMIRSLRTTIRGLQTTEYVLAGRTLGFTGFGLTRRFVLRNALPPLITVTAVQASYALFGTVIVEVAFSLPGMGQGLVTAAGARDYPLVQGYTLVFALLIVLVFLLADILTAVIDPRVRISA
- a CDS encoding ABC transporter permease: MTTTADAPVALVDEPPTRRRRRSGRGQLIVGGAIVAGFVLVAILAPLIAPYDPLAQDVANALAPPSPAHLLGTDELGRDAFSRVVYAARVDLPVSLIGTILPALVGTALGLLAGYFGRGVEVVVLRVADLLQAFPTYILMIVLVFVLGPSVSSLIIAFTAVGWVVYARLTRGEVLRVKESDYITAATTAGLGHTRIMGLHVLPNTVRQSAVYFTSDLIFAVTALASFSFLGLGVQPPTPEWGNMIAAGQPYISVAPWLSVAPGLVLALLALGLALIGDALQSDGSR
- a CDS encoding ABC transporter ATP-binding protein — its product is MSLLEIDDVTVKFGERRSAWIERLGLARESVTAVADASLNIEAGEAVGIVGESGSGKTTLMRAVLGLAPLHSGEIRFRGTPLTQQRSIETRRAIQMVFQDPGTTLNPSRRVGESIEELLKVHRLAGSATERKKRVAELFDRVRLPATAQRAYPRELSGGQKQRVAIARSLALEPSILIADEATSALDVIVQASVLDLFAELRADTGITLIFITHDLTLVRYLCERAVVMRSGRVVETNTVAELFDSPRERYTQELIAAVPQLPATSEVHTSW
- a CDS encoding ABC transporter ATP-binding protein; translation: MSAASARTLLRVDDLSILDGQDRVLVQNVSLSVDEGETVGVVGESGSGKSLTLRAIIGILPSTLHTTGSTTLTQTEPGAQAAAMVFQEPGLALNPTLRVGRLLQLTWKKHHPGCSDKEAKAAAIGLMSDVGIADPPSRFDAWPHELSGGMKQRIAIASALACEPGLLLCDEATTALDVRVQAQILALLQTLVTERGLGMLFVSHDLAVVSSVCERIIVMRNGVMLETGRTEDVLTRPQHEYTRALLDANLSRRMHAATLGEVMR
- a CDS encoding ABC transporter substrate-binding protein, which produces MNYSRTHARTAGALAVVSVAATLLLTGCSGAASGEEAPAAAGEPVAGGTLTVARGNLFEGFELDQETLNSSFQLSQAVLEPLIRTNAEGTDLEPGIASEWTYNDDNTQLTIALNPEATFSDGEPVTADDVAFSVQTWQDGPNYGAVYGGIEGTEVIDDHTIRFDLANPDTSLPAFLSWANAGVIPADFGGRSAEEFWQEPIGAGPFTVESWSSTGDIVLAKNPHYYKEGQPYLDKVVSSYAADSNSLSLQLKSKQIDVADEISPVLARGLDQSLVLPVAEHNTPLLLMNTADPALSDPAVRQAIGYALDYPAILKSVYSGYGSAPTGALPTNLANWAAPSSPYFSQDLEKAKSLLKGKDVPETLDFIFTSQGSATLLAQIVADNLAEIGITVNLVPQDAGARYTNLTNGDYQLASFAYNAISPDVSDPISYVTATDGMFTGFTSPEVDEQVAAYQQTADPEEKKAAITALQDIYSEQAPFIALGHLPSLGAAQKTVRDIQLTLWGTYALETIWKSE